Genomic DNA from Novipirellula galeiformis:
CATAATCGCCAGCCATTTCGACACGGAACCCTCGTTGCTGCATTGCCAGCGACAAACGTTCGCGTAATACCAGTGTATCGTCCACCAGTAAAATGCTGCCTGCACCCACCGTTGCCGCATTGTAAACAGGGGGAGTTTCGCTTGTGGGGTCAATCATTTGATCTAACTTTCGCAGTGGATCCGCTTCCACGTGCATGATAACACATCGTCGCTCAAGGCCGAACCATTGCAAACTATAATCACTCGCATCGATTTGTCGATCAGGACGTGAGGTCGTTTGTTTCGCCCGAGGGGTAAAGCAAACTTGATTCAGGGGGTGTTTTCGCTAACGGGCGGATGTCGTCTTGCTCAAGTGGTAGACGAACGATTGCCCGAGTGCCTTGTTCGGGACTGGATTGAAACGTTAACTTGCCACCTAGTTGCGAGATCACGTTCCGCGTCAAAAACAATCCAAGCCCGATCCCTCGCCCCGGTTCTTTGGTGGTGAAAAAGGGGTCGCCCGCACGCTTGAGGACATCGTCGGTCATCCCTTGGCCGCTGTCGTGTACCAAGAGTTGCAATTGTTGGTCGACAAGGGTCGCCTTGACCCGGACGCGTCCTTCGCTGCCGCTGGCATCGAGTCCATTGTGGATCAGGTTGCGGATTGCTTGCGCGACCGCTTCGCGAGGGACCCAAAGTTCTTGGTTCTCGACCCGGTCACTGCCATCGTCCACGTCGACTCGGTGCGGATCACGGATGCCTTCGAGTGTCGCATCAATCAGGTCCCCGACCGTGGTTTGATCCCAACGATCGGCCATTGCATCTCCTGCGGCCGAACGCATGCGAGCCAAGATTTGGCGACACATTTCAAGTTGTCCATCGATTAATTTCAAATCGGTGTCGACCGAGGGTGGTTTTTCACAACCTTCTAAGTGCCGCGACAGCTCTCGGACAATCACGTCAATCGTTGATAGCGGCGTTGCCAATTCGTGCGCGGCTCCCGCGGCTAACGTGGTCAATCCCTCCAACCGATGGCTGGCCGCCTGAGCCGCTTGGGCACGCCGCAGTTCGCGTTCACGATTTTGAAGTTCACCGGCCGTTCGCGTGACATAGTAGGTGACCACGGTCGCGCAAGTCGAAAAGGCAAACAGCAAACCACCGGTGTGCAAATTGAAACCGCTGCCGGGTTGTCGAATCGTGATGCCTTCGACGGGAACATTAAAGCCTAGCAAGATCATGTAGCCCACGATCGCAAACGCCGTCATCGACCAAGCCGGGCGTGGCCGAATCATCACGCCACCCACTGCGAGATTTACAAAGTAGAAAAAGCTAAACGGATTGTCCGCGCCTCCGCTGAAGTACAGCATCAGCGTCAACGTGACCAAATCGAGCAGCATCAGGGCGAGGGCCACCGATTGCAGCAAACTCGGGTCGTCGGCTTCGCTGACTCGTTCCGCGGTCGGGCGTGCCGAGCCGACGGCCGGTTCGGTAACACCGACCAGTGTCGATTTGCCGGTTTGTGTGTAACGCAGCCAAATGACACAAACAAGATTTGTGATGGCGGTGATGGCAATCAAGATCAACAGAGGCGTAAACAGCAATTCGACGTCGGCCAAAAAGACCGCGGCCAAAATGGTGATCAATTGCCCCGCAACCGCCATCCAACGCAGGTGGAGCAGCCACGTGAATGATCCACGCCGTGCTGGCGCGATCAACGGAATCGGAATGGGCTCGCGAGGCGTCGGCACGATCGGGGTGTCCCTCGGCCTAGTTGGCTTCGCGACGGGTGAGTTCGTCACGAAGTTTTGCGGCTAACTCGTACTGCTCTTGTTCGACCGCAGCGGCCAATTGCTCTTTCAACGTTTTACCAACCGAGTATTCATTGCGCAATGATTCACGCATCTCAATCAAACGGACGACCAACTCGTCTTCTTCGAAATGATCCTCCGCTTCGTGCTTGATAAAGAATTGGTGAATCACCTCGAGCCCTTGGTTGATCGCTTGGATGGCTTCCTCGGCGGTGTGATCTTCCAACTCGCCGAGTGCTTGCGCTTGGGTGCGGTGGAATAACACGAACGGACGGTATTGTTCGTGAGCGGAACCCCAGTCCTCTTCCGGACTCATCTCGCTACTCAGGTCCATCAAACGCAAGGTGTGGTCCGCATCCATCACCGCGCGATGATAATACTGGAGTCGCAACCAGCAGATTCGTCGGTGATAGAATTGCATGAACTCGCGATCGACTTCGTTGCACTCCTCTTCACTCAACTTATGTTCGGGATCTTGCAAACGAAGATGTTGCAAGTGGTCCAGGTAGGTTTCGCTCTCATCGTAGACAGCCCCATCGGGGCGCCCGGTCGTTTCGAGCTGGAGCATCCCCATATCGACCCGCATTTGGATGACATCGCGTCCATCTTTGCCTTTGACCAATCGGACATTTAGATTTCCGGGATCAAATTCCCATGTGGAAAGAAGTTCGTCAAAGTGCGTTGCTCGCTTCATCAATCCGTTCTGTTCAATAAGGAATAAAACCGGCTGTTCCGCGCCGAACCATGAGTATAACAGCCCACCTAGGCCGGTGAAGCATTGTTGACATTTTAGCTTGCATGCCGTTGGTTTATGTGAATCCGACACATTCATGGCGTCGATTTGTGGCAAAGCGGCGTAAAGCCGCCCCGCTTTGGGGGCGACGCCAAGGCGTTAGTCGTCCGCGCGTGGGCCGCGGCGGTCGCTTTTTTTCTGCGAGTTCTGCCGTTTTTTGTCGAGCCGTCGCCGCTGGCTTCCACGCGTCGGCTTGGTCGCCTTGCGGGGCGTCGGAGGCGCCTGGCACGCTAATAGCATCTCCGCCAATTTGCTGCGAGCATCCGCTAGATTACGAGCTTGGTCGCGATAACGCTCGCTGTGCAGCACCAGTTCGCCTTCGCGGGTGATGCGATTTTGATAACGGGTCGTGAACCGGCGTCGCCAACCGAGATTGAAACCCGGACAATCGGCCATCGACCACCGTAAGGTGACTTTGGAGTTCACTTTATTGACGTTCTGGCCACCTGGGCCGCTGCTGCGTGCGGCAGTGAAATTCAATTCCGCAGCCGGAATCGAAAGCCGGGCATTTACAAAAAGATCGTTCATGGTTCTGCGGTAGATTGTAGACGTAGCGAGAAGCCGTGTCGGGGAATGTTGGTATCCCTTGGAGTCCCCAGGACACGCTAAGTTGGTGGGGAATTTAAATTTTTAAGTCGTTCAGAAAATACAAACCGGAGACGTTTGGATGGTTTTTGTCGTGCGTTGTCAAGTTGTGATTGCGATCGGAATCTTGCTGCTGGGCGGGGTCTGCGGAACATCGCTGCCCGTCCAAGCCGAGGATTCGACGCCGCGTTGGCCTCGTTTGCTGGGCCAAAACTATGACGGAAATGCGGAGGTCGAGCAAACGTTCGATTGGAAGACCAAGCCGAAGTTGCGCTGGGCACTCGATGTCGGCGAGGGGTACGGACTCGGATCGGTATGGGGGAACGAGTACTTTCAATTTGATGCCGAATCCACCGCAGCGGGTGCCGTGGAGCGAATCCGTTGTATCGACCTCACCGACGGTGAAGTGAAGTGGCAAGATGCACGCCCGTTGAATTATCGTGATCTATACGGCTACGAAAGTGGTCCACGGACTACCCCGACACTGGATGCGGAGTTTGTGTTCACTTTCGGAGTTGCCGGCGATCTGGTGTGCCGCGATCGCAAGACGCATCAAGTGCGTTGGTCGGTCGATACGAACAAAGAGTACGGCGTCATCCAGAACTTTTTCGGGGTCGGTTCATCACCGTTGTTAGTGGATGATCTAGTCGTCGTGATGGTCGGCGGCAGTCCTGCCGAAGACGCCAGCATTGCTCCAGGGCGATTAGACCGGGTCTCGCCCAACGGCTCGGCGCTGGTGGCGTTTGATCGCAAGACAGGAGTCGAACGCTGGAAGTGTGGTGATGATCTGGCCAGCTATAGCAGTCCGCGGACGGTCCAAATCGATGGAAAAACACTCATCTTGGCCTATGCACGCGAGCACTTGATGTGCGTCGAACCGGCGACTGGCAAACTGCTCTGGAAACACGCTCATCGCGCCGATCTGCTCGAAAGCGCGATCGCGATGACCCCCGTCGTTTCGGCGGACCAAGTTTTCATTAGTGAGTGCTACCAAATCGGAAGCGTGCTGTTGAGCATGACCGACAAGAGCGCCGAGGTGATTTGGAAAGACCCGCCGTTCAATCGCCGCAGTCAAGCGATGCGGGCACACTGGGCAACTCCGGTCTTAATCGACGGCCACCTTTACGGCTGCAGTGGCCGCAATGCGCCGGACAGCGATTTTCGCTGTATCGAATGGAAGACGGGCAAAGTGAAGTGGACCGACGACCGACGCACGCGTTCTTCCGCAACGCGGGTCGGCGACGTGATGTTGGTGCTCGAAGAGCGAGGGACGTTGCAAGTGATCAAAGCTAACTCGGAAAAGTTCGAACTGATCAACGAGTGGCGACTCGATACAAGCGATGGGGACACCCCGCCGATTCGCTATCCATGCTGGGCTGCACCCATCGTGGTTGGCAATCAGCTCTTGGTGCGAGGAGACCAACGCGTGCTCTGTTTTGAGTTGCAGTAGGCCGCTTAAGCTCGCCGCTTTACGCGGTCATGGTCTTGATGTTTCGAGCTTTGCCGTTTCGGCTTCCCTGCGAGGGTTAGCGGCCGGCGAAGTCCGTCGGGGGAATCGATTCGGGAGGATCAATCCAGTGAAAGTCGCCTAGCGTTTCCAGCGACGCCGAATCCTGTTTGATGCCTCGATGAACCATCAACGCGGCGGAGATTTGTTGCTGTTGGAATTGATCACGGACCGCCTCGGATCCTGAAACGAACAGCCCGGTTGCCAAGGCATCGGCATCGGCAGCATGGTCCATCAACAGGGTTAACGACAACAGGTCGCCAGCCGGGTATCCGGTGCGAGGGTCGATCACGTGACCGTAGCGACGGCCCTGGTGGTGGAAAAATTGTTTCCCCGATCCGCTGGTCGCTAAGGCTTGGTCGCGCAGCCAGATGCCGGCGAGTCGGCGATTCGGTTTGGTGGGGTGGGCAAGCCCGACAGCCCAGCCGAGACCGCTGCCGGGCGTTTGGTCACCGCTGGCGATCACGCTGCTATTACCGCCGTGGATCAAAAAGTCGCGGACGCCTCGGCTTCGTAAATGCTTGGCGAGTCGGTCCAACGCATCCCCTTTGCCGATGCCTCCTAGATTGATCGCCATCCCAGGGACTGCAAAGGCAACACTGCGATCGGCGGGCGCCAGACGCAAGTGTTGGTAACCAACGCAATCGCATGCCTTTTTAATTTCCTGTGCCGTCGGTTTCTTGCCACTGCGTTGGGTGAATCCCCAAGCTTCCACCAGCGGTCCAGCGGTGACGTCGAAGGCACCGCCGGTTTGAGCACCCCAGTAAACCGCTCGCTGTAACAGCGAGAACGTGGACTCCGAAACGACGACCGGAGTTTCGCCCGCGAGGAGGTTGATCCGCGAAATTTCACTCGTGGGGCGATAAATGGTCAGATCGGCTTCGATGCCTTCAAGCAAGTCGGCCGCTTCGACCGCCGCTTCGACGGCAGCCCCCGGGCTGTTGAGGTCTGGGCTGTTGAGGTCTGGGCTGCCGAGCACGTCAACTTCGGTGTCCGAGCGGTGCCGATGCGATGGAGTCGTCCGGGAGTGGTCCGAGTCGAGGCTGGGCAACAGGATCACGAATTCGGTTGCCATCGCTTTGCGAGTGACTTGGCAGATTGAGTAGGAATCCGAAGTTGACGAGGGGGGCGTTGCGGCCGAGCCGGTTGACACTTCCGTCCCCGATGGGGTGGCTTTAGGGCTCTGCTCTTGGGGGGGCGAGTCAGAGTCGTGTTGTCCAGCGATGCGTTGACCAGAGAGGCGGGACGGAAATTCCTCGGCAGGAGAAGGTGACTGATTCATCCAGAGGGTCGGTGTCTTGGGGAAACGGGGGGCGATGGAGGGAGTAAAAGTTTAGAAAAATTTTGCCAGCGTTGCGAACTTGGGCGTTTACGGAGAGGTCTGTTGTGGAGCAGGGGCGGGATTTACCGCTGAAATCGGCCTTAAACGGGAGGAATATGCGGTTCGGACGGGTTGCGGAGCTAACTTCAAAAAAGGCTGCCAACATCTGCCCAGTGTGGGTTGCGTTTTCGGTGCTGATTCAGCACAATCTGGCCTGCTTGATTGAAGTTTACCGAAGCAGAGCAAATGAGGAGCGGTGGCTGAGTGGTCGAAAGCGCCGGTTTGCTAAATCGGTGACCCGGGAAACTGGGTCCGCAGGTTCGAATCCTGTCCGCTCCGCTTAGTAGATGACCCAAAAGCATAAAAACCAAGACTAGCTTGGTTGCTCTTGGGTTTTTTATTCGGTATTTCTTGAGTCGAGTGATTTTCTAGCCGGTTGGTTTTCCAGCCGAAGAAAATCGAGGGCGTAGCTCAGTCGGTAGAGCAACGGACTTTTAATCCGTTGGTCCTGGGTTCGAGTCCCAGCGCCCTCACTTCCTTCGCAAGAAAAAAGAAACCCGGTATCCCCTTCAGGATGCCGGGTTTTCTTTTGCTCCTTTTGAATGCATCGCAGATTCTTAATGGCTTCGCGAGTTTCTTTTGGGTCTCAATTTCTTTTGGACCTCAACCCAAATCGGGCGCGCTGGCACGCTTTGAATCTCGAGCGTTTTGGTATGTTAGCTTGTGTTCAAGCTCTCCCGTGAAGCAAGCCCCTCGTGAAACAAGGCATCAGTGAGATGGATCAAAATTCGCCGGAATTGTTCGATCGTATGGGAGGAGCCGATGCGCTTACCGCGATCGTTCAAGATATGTATGAGCGTATTTTCCAGGACCCCGAGCTCGCTCCGTTCTTTGCAAACGTACGACGTGATCACTTGCGGAAAATGCAGTACGAGTTTTTAGCGTCGGCGTTCAATGGCCCGGTCAATTACACCGGAGCCGAGTTGACGGGGATTCATCACCATCTTGGGATTAACGCCGTCCACTTTGCCCATTTCTGTAACCACTTTGCGGAAGCCGCGAGAGCCCACGGAGCCGCGGAAAGCGATGTCGACCAAGCCCTCGGGCGGTTGGCGACTTTCAAAGACAGTATCACCGGCGATACCAACGTCGATGGCTAATTCGCAGGCGAGACTTCGCGTGGGTTGCTGATTAGGATCCGCTCATCAATCCGATGATCGCTCGGCAAAAATCGGGCAGATCGTCGGGACGACGACTGCTGATGTGATGCCCATCGACGACAACGGCCTGGTCTTCATAGGTCGCTCCCGCGTTAACAAGGTCGTCCTTGATCCCCGGGGATCCGGTCACGCGAACGCCACGATAGACGCCTGCGGAAATGGGGATCCAACCGCCATGGCAAATCGCGGCAATGGGCTTTTGGGCGGCATCGAAATCGCGAACCAATTGCAATAGCTTGGGATCGCGACGCAGTTTGTCAGGCATGAATCCACCCGGTACGACCAAGGCATTAAAGTCGTCGGCGGCCATGTCATCGATTGCCGCATCGCTCGTACAAGGGTAGCCGTGCTTGCCGTTGTAGTGTTGGTTCGCCTTGGGGCCGGCAATCGTTGTCGTTGCCCCCGCCTCTTCAAGTCGTAGCTTGGGGTACCACAGTTCGAGGTCCTCGTAGATTTCACCGACTAGGATCAAGACGCGGTTGCCGGTTAGGGGGAGTGCAGCGTTCGACATGTTGGAACTTCTTTGGCTGGGATTACTTCGACGGGGATTTTGTTGGCTGGAATTTGGAGTGAGCGGTGCTTAGATCGCTTCACTGCCTCGTTCCCCGGTGCGGATGCGAATGCAGTCGTCCATCGGTAAGACAAAGATTTTGCCATCGCCAATCTCACCGGTGTGCCCGCCCGCAAGAATCGCATCGACGGTGGGTTTGACGAATTCTTCGTTAACCGCGATTTGAAGTTGGACTTTTCGCAAGAGATTGACACCGAACTCGTGGCCTCGGTAGACGCCGGTTTGCCCTTTTTGGCGTCCGAATCCTTGGCAATCCATGACGGTCAAACGAAACACCTCGACCTGGGTTAAGGCTTCCTTGACGGCTTCGAGCTGGCTCGGCTGGATAATGGCAATGATTAGCTTCACGACTCAACACGATGGGGAAAGGGGGGCAGCGAGCGGCGCGGCGACTCGCACGGAGAAAACAGACACGACTGCCGCATTGTACGTCGCCAGTCCGCAAGGGCGTAGGGCGGCGCCAAGTCCCGATCTCGCCGATAGGAGTGTCGTCGGGCGACTCGGCGGGAGAGAAAGAAAGAACCCCGACCCGGACGAGTGAGGCGGACACGCGTCGCGGGTCGTTGGGGTTCAATCTGGCTCCGTGAGGAGCCAGGAAGTGAGGGAAACTTCGTCGGAACAGGCCCCTGAAAATGGCCTGTTCAATTGGTTCCGCTAACTGGTCGCCTTGCCAGCGGGTTTACCGGGGTGCCCGTTTTACCAGGGTGCCCGTTTTACCAGGGTGTCAGTAAAGCCCCGGTGTTCTTTGAAGTCAGTCTGCCTAACCGGGCCGCTCCGCCGCTGCAGGGTGAGATCCATCTCGTGCAACGGCGGAGCCGCGAGGTAGGTAGCTTGCTTCGATTCCGACATGCTAACTCGTTACGCGGTCACGCTTGCGCCGTAGGGTTCCGACGGGTAGGCATGCATGCCGTGCTCGGACACGTCCAAACCTGCTTTTTCTTCTTCCGGCGAAACTCGCAACATGCCGATCGCTTTGAGTACGAGGAACAATGCGAACATCGTCGCAAATGCCCAAGCACAGTACGACAGCGTGCCCACGAGCTGAATCATTAGTGAGGTGCTACCGCTTTCCAGATGGCTGTTCGGAAGCAGCCCGATCGCCAAGCAGCCCCACATGCCACAGAGTCCGTGTACCGGCCATGCGCCGACGGGATCATCAATTTTCAATTTGTCCAGTAGCATCACTCCGAAGACGACAAGGCCTCCAGCGATCGCACCGACAACCACTGACCATCCATTGGTGAAGCAGTCGCAACAGGCGGTGATGCCGACGAGTCCGCCGAGTGCACCATTCAAGCTCATCGTTAAATCGGGATGCCCAAACAGGATCCAGCTCAGCAGCGTGGCTACCACGACACCCGCCGCAGCGGCCAAGGTGGTGTTCACCGCGATCAACACGGTCGCATCGATATCGCCAGTCCCTTGGAAGGCAAGTTGGCTGCCGGGATTAAACCCATACCAACCGACCCAGAGGATGAACACGCCAAGTGCGGCAAAGGTGATGTTGTGTCCTGGCAGCGGAACGGACTTTCCATCCGAAGTGAATCGTCCCAGTCGTGGGCCGAGAATGATGGCTCCAGCAAGGCCGGCAAAGCCCCCTACCGCATGGACCACGGCCGAGCCAGCAAAGTCTTGGAAGCCCATGCTCCATCCATCCGCCGTCTCGACTCCGAATTGCATCAACCAGCCACCGCCCCATTTCCAGAAACCACTGATCGGATAGATCAGTCCCGTCAACAGCGCGCTGTAGGCCAAGTAAGCACCAAACTTCATTCGTCCGGCAACCGCACCCGAAACAATCGTTGCCGCCGTCGCTGCGAAGACAGCTTGGAACAACCAATCCACTTGAGGGCTGAATGTTCGATCCGCCGCCGCTTCGTAGATGCCGTAGTGGGGCATATTGAAGTAGGCGTTCGGATCGCTCACATAGCTTCCCGCGTACATGATTGAAAAACCAAACGCAAAGAACAGCAGGGCACCGACGGCGAGATCCATCAAGTTTTTATAGAGAATGTTGACCGTGTTCTTGGCCGAGTTCAGCCCCGCTTCGACCATCGCGAATCCGGCTTGCATGAACAAAACCAGTACGGCACAGACCATCAACACAAAGTTGTCCAAGGCATAACCGACACCCAGATCGGCCGTCGCCTCAACCACATCCGCCACGACGGGGTCGCTCACCGCCGCCACTTCCTCTTGGGCCAATGCGACCGGCGCGAACGCCATGCCGATGCCTAGCCCTAACCCCAAAATCAACATCGCCGAGAACCTCGGCATCCGTAAGCCGTAACACATAAAACCGCCTTTTTCTGAAAAACTTGAACAACCAAGCACGATGAACACGCCTTGAAGTGACGGTTACGATCGAGCCAACATCGCCAAGAAAATGCTTCCTCCCACTCTCATGATCGTTTGTCGACATTGCCGTCGCTGAGAAAGTGGGATCGCTTTCTTGGTGAAGGGACTCTTAGCACCGGGTGCGCCAAACGTAGGTGTTGAGTTTTGTTTTGTGTTGTAAGTGCTTTACAGTTATGGCTTTGTGGGTATTGGAAAAGGTTTGTTTCTTGCTCGGGGCGATCTTCGGGCCGATTGGCTGAGCTAGTGAAGCAGGCACGGTTAAGCGGATTTGCCTTGTTTCTGTGCATTTATTAATGTGCCGACCGGGGGGCCTGCAACGCGAGGTTCCGTCGGGAATCGTGGTGCTGTAGCAGGGCGATGATGATCGGCGAGGACGCTGGTGATCTCGGCGAGGACGCTGCGATGGGCGGGACGCTGCGATGGGGGGCCCCCTCTCGCACCCATCGATCATGGGGCGATTGGGACGGAAGCGGCCGGTGGCGATGGGCCGGTGGCGATGGGAGTGAGGGTGGCGACCATCATCGCCGCCTGATGGGCAACCTGCGTGCAGTCGCGAAGCAGCTGGCGGAGAGAAAGCGAGGCCGCCGGCGCAGAAGAAGGGGCCACCGGCGCAGAGGAAGCACAGGGCCGTGTGATCGTCCGTTGCACGCTCCTGACGCTGGACAGGCCGGTTCGCAGGGGGCGGGAATGCATCCCAGCGGGATTGCGTCCAAGGACGCCTCTACCTCCGCTGCGACAGGCACGTGTTTAGCGGTTGCGAAGATTCGTTTAGCGGGCGAAAAGATAGGTAGCGGGCGAAAAGATGGGCGAGGCGACCCCGACGCGCTACCGCGTCGGGGGAAGTTGCTGCGACGCCTCGGTGATGCGCTAGTAGGCCTTCGCGAAGATCGCTTTTTTGGCCGCCGGACGGCCTGTTGCAAAACAGACGCCGCTGACATCATTGTGGTCGCGTGGCACGCAGCGAATCGTCACCTTCAATTCTTTTAATAGCGCATCAATCGACGCTTCATCCGCGAAATAGCAACGCGCGAAGCCGCCGTGAATCTCGGGTTGCGCTTCGTTTTTGGGGGTAAAGAACTTACGGAACTCGGCTTCGTTATCGATATCGACGGTGTTGGATTCACGCAACTCGAGAGCGCGATCGAAAAGATTCTGTTGCATATCAGCAAGCGTCTTGCCGATCGTTTGAATGAATTCGGCTCGGGGCAGCCCGACACTTTTGGCTTGGTCCCGTCGGCCTACAAAGACCGAGTTCTTCTCGATGTCTTTGGGGCCGACTTCGATGCGGATTGGCACGCCGCGTTTGACGTGATGCCATTTCTTTTCGCCGCCGCGGACGTCTCGATCGTCGACCTCGACGCGAATGGGCAGGCCCGCATAGGTTTGTGCCATCAACTCTTTTTGCAGGCTCGCGACGTACTCCAAGACCTCCGCTCGCTGAGCCTGGTCACGATAAATCGGTAGGATCACGACTTGCGAGGGAGCCAAGCGTGGAGGCAGGACAAATCCGTCATCGTCACTATGGGTCATGATCAGTGCACCGACCAATCGGGTGGATACCCCCCAGCTAGTCGTCCAGGCAAATTCGCGATCGCCGGCTTCGGTTTGGAAGGCGATCTCTTGAGCTTTGGAGAAATTTTGGCCGAGGAAGTGGCTGGTGCCCGCTTGCAGTGCCTTGCGGTCTTGCATCATGGCTTCGATCGAAAGCGTGTCGACGGCCCCAGGAAAACGCTCCGCAGCCGTTTTGCTGCCGACGATCACGGGCATCGCCATCCAATTTTCGGCAAAGTCCGCGTAGACGTTGATCATCCGTTCGGTTTCTTCGATCGCTTCGGCGGCGGTGGCATGCACGGTATGACCTTCTTGCCACAAAAATTCGGCGGTCCGCAAAAACATGCGAGTGCGCATTTCCCAGCGGACGACGTTGGCCCATTGGTTGATCAGAATCGGCAGGTCACGATAGCTTTGCACCCATTTGGCATAGGTTGCACCGATGATCGTTTCGCTCGTCGGACGGATGATCAACGGCTCTTCGAGTTTGCCCGCGGGGCGGAGACCTCCATCGGGGTCGGGCTCGAGTCGGTGGTGCGTGACGACCGCGCATTCTTTCGCGAAGCCCTCGACATGTTCGGCTTCCTTTTCCAGAAAGCTCATCGGGATCAAGAGCGGGAAGTAGGCGTTTTGGTGTCCGGTGGCCTTGAACATGTCGTCCAGGGCGCGTTGCATGTTCTCCCACAATCGATAGCCCCAGGGCTTGATCACCATGCATCCACGCACGGGGGAATTCTCGGCCAAATCGGCAGCGCGAATGACCTGTTGGTACCACTCTGGGTAATCGTCCGCGCGAGTCGGTTGGATGGCAGTTTGAGGTGGTTTGGCCATAGAATTACGAGACCGCGATGGGGGGGAAGGCGAGTGTGAGCAAGGGAGCTGGAAAGTGGACCACCGGTGGCAGAAAACGTGACCAAACGCTGATTGTGGGCACTGTTGCGTTTTTGCCTAGACCCCGTTGGCCAAGTCCAGGTATCGGGATGCGGAGATGCATCCGGTTCGTTGTGGAACGCTTGGCCGTGAATGTCGCCCAAGCTCGCTCCACCGACGAGAGCCTCGCCAACCGGCGGCGCGGTTGGAGGCAAAAAGTAGGCCGCAAAAATGAGGCTAAGTCGACCCGCGTTAACGTCGTAGATTCAAGAGCTCGTCGAGCAATTGTTGGCTGGTCGTGATCACGCGGCTATTGCCTCGATATTGAGTGCTGGCGAGCACGAGTGAGATCAAGTCCTTGCCGATGTCGGTGTTGCTAAGCTCCAAAGCACCTCCGATCACGCCGCCGATCCCGTTTTCGCCGGGGCCACCTTGGACGGGCAAACCGGTGTTGATCCCTTGAGCGTACAGGTTCAAACCACGCGATTCCAAGCCAGCCGGGTTAGCGAAA
This window encodes:
- a CDS encoding ATP-binding protein; the protein is MPTPREPIPIPLIAPARRGSFTWLLHLRWMAVAGQLITILAAVFLADVELLFTPLLILIAITAITNLVCVIWLRYTQTGKSTLVGVTEPAVGSARPTAERVSEADDPSLLQSVALALMLLDLVTLTLMLYFSGGADNPFSFFYFVNLAVGGVMIRPRPAWSMTAFAIVGYMILLGFNVPVEGITIRQPGSGFNLHTGGLLFAFSTCATVVTYYVTRTAGELQNRERELRRAQAAQAASHRLEGLTTLAAGAAHELATPLSTIDVIVRELSRHLEGCEKPPSVDTDLKLIDGQLEMCRQILARMRSAAGDAMADRWDQTTVGDLIDATLEGIRDPHRVDVDDGSDRVENQELWVPREAVAQAIRNLIHNGLDASGSEGRVRVKATLVDQQLQLLVHDSGQGMTDDVLKRAGDPFFTTKEPGRGIGLGLFLTRNVISQLGGKLTFQSSPEQGTRAIVRLPLEQDDIRPLAKTPPESSLLYPSGETNDLTS
- a CDS encoding group I truncated hemoglobin gives rise to the protein MDQNSPELFDRMGGADALTAIVQDMYERIFQDPELAPFFANVRRDHLRKMQYEFLASAFNGPVNYTGAELTGIHHHLGINAVHFAHFCNHFAEAARAHGAAESDVDQALGRLATFKDSITGDTNVDG
- a CDS encoding FAD:protein FMN transferase; translated protein: MNQSPSPAEEFPSRLSGQRIAGQHDSDSPPQEQSPKATPSGTEVSTGSAATPPSSTSDSYSICQVTRKAMATEFVILLPSLDSDHSRTTPSHRHRSDTEVDVLGSPDLNSPDLNSPGAAVEAAVEAADLLEGIEADLTIYRPTSEISRINLLAGETPVVVSESTFSLLQRAVYWGAQTGGAFDVTAGPLVEAWGFTQRSGKKPTAQEIKKACDCVGYQHLRLAPADRSVAFAVPGMAINLGGIGKGDALDRLAKHLRSRGVRDFLIHGGNSSVIASGDQTPGSGLGWAVGLAHPTKPNRRLAGIWLRDQALATSGSGKQFFHHQGRRYGHVIDPRTGYPAGDLLSLTLLMDHAADADALATGLFVSGSEAVRDQFQQQQISAALMVHRGIKQDSASLETLGDFHWIDPPESIPPTDFAGR
- a CDS encoding outer membrane protein assembly factor BamB family protein; its protein translation is MRCQVVIAIGILLLGGVCGTSLPVQAEDSTPRWPRLLGQNYDGNAEVEQTFDWKTKPKLRWALDVGEGYGLGSVWGNEYFQFDAESTAAGAVERIRCIDLTDGEVKWQDARPLNYRDLYGYESGPRTTPTLDAEFVFTFGVAGDLVCRDRKTHQVRWSVDTNKEYGVIQNFFGVGSSPLLVDDLVVVMVGGSPAEDASIAPGRLDRVSPNGSALVAFDRKTGVERWKCGDDLASYSSPRTVQIDGKTLILAYAREHLMCVEPATGKLLWKHAHRADLLESAIAMTPVVSADQVFISECYQIGSVLLSMTDKSAEVIWKDPPFNRRSQAMRAHWATPVLIDGHLYGCSGRNAPDSDFRCIEWKTGKVKWTDDRRTRSSATRVGDVMLVLEERGTLQVIKANSEKFELINEWRLDTSDGDTPPIRYPCWAAPIVVGNQLLVRGDQRVLCFELQ
- a CDS encoding type 1 glutamine amidotransferase domain-containing protein, producing the protein MSNAALPLTGNRVLILVGEIYEDLELWYPKLRLEEAGATTTIAGPKANQHYNGKHGYPCTSDAAIDDMAADDFNALVVPGGFMPDKLRRDPKLLQLVRDFDAAQKPIAAICHGGWIPISAGVYRGVRVTGSPGIKDDLVNAGATYEDQAVVVDGHHISSRRPDDLPDFCRAIIGLMSGS
- a CDS encoding UvrB/UvrC motif-containing protein — protein: MKRATHFDELLSTWEFDPGNLNVRLVKGKDGRDVIQMRVDMGMLQLETTGRPDGAVYDESETYLDHLQHLRLQDPEHKLSEEECNEVDREFMQFYHRRICWLRLQYYHRAVMDADHTLRLMDLSSEMSPEEDWGSAHEQYRPFVLFHRTQAQALGELEDHTAEEAIQAINQGLEVIHQFFIKHEAEDHFEEDELVVRLIEMRESLRNEYSVGKTLKEQLAAAVEQEQYELAAKLRDELTRREAN
- a CDS encoding P-II family nitrogen regulator, with the protein product MKLIIAIIQPSQLEAVKEALTQVEVFRLTVMDCQGFGRQKGQTGVYRGHEFGVNLLRKVQLQIAVNEEFVKPTVDAILAGGHTGEIGDGKIFVLPMDDCIRIRTGERGSEAI
- the arfB gene encoding alternative ribosome rescue aminoacyl-tRNA hydrolase ArfB, giving the protein MNDLFVNARLSIPAAELNFTAARSSGPGGQNVNKVNSKVTLRWSMADCPGFNLGWRRRFTTRYQNRITREGELVLHSERYRDQARNLADARSKLAEMLLACQAPPTPRKATKPTRGSQRRRLDKKRQNSQKKSDRRGPRADD